A single region of the Streptomyces sp. AM 4-1-1 genome encodes:
- a CDS encoding replication-relaxation family protein, with product MTIHGAHIMELTTRDLTILSLVHTFTQLSSTHLKELVFFDRSHSVPDVVLGRLTRLRYLSRVGRRATGLQGGSGAYTYQLGRYGRTLLGVEGRLSPNVNNHALMIADTYLELRRAEKAGVLNLTRWEIELPVPPSVRADLFVAVDFPQQQRSGAYFLEIDLSTEAPIRIREKIQGYWRAAESSEANDFPFVVFVVRHEARKAEIGRIIRGLPAEQQEMVRVFLFAELIPQLIQL from the coding sequence ATGACTATCCACGGAGCACACATAATGGAACTTACTACCCGAGACCTCACCATCCTGTCACTTGTTCACACTTTCACCCAACTATCGTCAACGCATTTGAAAGAGCTGGTCTTCTTCGATAGATCACATAGCGTCCCTGACGTGGTTCTAGGACGTTTGACGCGTCTTCGCTACCTGTCACGGGTTGGAAGGCGCGCAACAGGGCTACAAGGCGGCTCAGGGGCTTATACGTATCAACTTGGCCGGTACGGCCGGACACTACTTGGCGTCGAGGGGCGCTTGTCGCCCAACGTCAACAATCATGCCCTGATGATTGCTGACACCTACCTCGAACTTCGACGGGCAGAGAAAGCGGGCGTTCTCAACCTCACGCGCTGGGAGATAGAACTCCCAGTCCCTCCCTCAGTTCGCGCCGACTTGTTCGTGGCAGTCGACTTCCCGCAGCAACAACGCAGCGGGGCGTACTTTCTTGAGATCGACCTGAGCACCGAGGCGCCCATACGCATCCGAGAAAAAATCCAAGGATATTGGCGAGCGGCTGAGTCCAGCGAGGCCAACGACTTCCCTTTCGTTGTTTTCGTCGTCAGACACGAAGCTCGTAAGGCGGAGATTGGACGTATCATCCGTGGGCTACCGGCAGAACAACAGGAGATGGTGCGAGTGTTCCTGTTTGCCGAATTAATACCTCAGCTCATACAGCTTTGA